The Enteractinococcus fodinae genome has a segment encoding these proteins:
- the gatC gene encoding Asp-tRNA(Asn)/Glu-tRNA(Gln) amidotransferase subunit GatC: MSDLTRDQIRHLSQLAHLNLTDEELDRVSDELDQIVDSVARVQEAASEDIEATSHPIALTNVFRADVVRGVLSQEEALSGAPEAETGRFKVPAILDEDDR; encoded by the coding sequence ATGTCCGACCTGACTCGGGATCAGATTCGACACTTGTCCCAATTAGCTCACCTCAATCTCACCGACGAAGAGTTAGATCGTGTCTCCGATGAGCTCGACCAGATCGTGGACTCCGTGGCCCGCGTTCAAGAAGCTGCGTCCGAGGATATCGAAGCCACTTCACACCCGATTGCGCTGACCAATGTCTTCCGCGCCGATGTGGTTCGTGGGGTGCTCAGCCAAGAAGAAGCACTCTCCGGCGCCCCCGAGGCCGAAACCGGCCGGTTCAAAGTGCCCGCAATTTTGGATGAGGATGATCGATGA
- a CDS encoding flavin reductase family protein, translating into MSSDAFYDLMGSANSALLVVTTAVDGVQAGCMVGYHAQASMSPQHYTLYLSKANHTYRVGLLATHFAVHFLTEHDYDMAKHFACTSGQDTDKFADLAIETGDHDLPFVVALPNRMVLERISILDDGGDHVCVTARVVSAESDGHFTPLRLTDVSDLKPAHGADERIIQP; encoded by the coding sequence ATGAGTAGCGACGCATTCTATGATCTGATGGGTTCAGCCAATTCGGCCCTGTTAGTCGTCACCACCGCCGTCGACGGTGTGCAGGCCGGGTGCATGGTCGGCTACCACGCCCAGGCCAGCATGTCCCCACAGCACTACACGCTCTATTTATCCAAAGCCAACCACACCTACCGCGTAGGTCTGCTCGCGACCCATTTCGCCGTGCACTTTCTGACCGAGCACGACTACGATATGGCCAAACATTTTGCCTGCACCTCGGGCCAAGACACCGACAAATTCGCTGACCTTGCGATTGAAACCGGCGATCACGATCTGCCATTTGTCGTCGCGCTGCCCAACCGGATGGTCCTAGAACGCATTTCGATCTTGGACGACGGTGGCGACCATGTGTGCGTCACCGCCCGGGTGGTCAGCGCCGAATCCGATGGCCACTTCACACCCCTGCGCCTAACCGACGTGTCCGATCTGAAACCCGCCCACGGTGCAGACGAACGCATAATTCAGCCGTAG
- a CDS encoding pyrimidine reductase family protein codes for MHVLSPGGPVDDPMATYLAVDRSQPRHECWVTGHMVAGLDGTAAIDGKVGALSTEVDQDLFRRMRQIADVVLVGAETVRKEGYGLVRLSDEAKAAREREGKPPTPPVAVVSGSLDLNWNLKLFREAPSHAKTMVITTEAADPAKVTEAKQHADVITAGTERVTPAAALQALASRGHGVVLCEGGPTLLGEFVAADRLDELCLSISPVMGGDNLPVGIMPDGAGITTFELKHILGEADTLFLRYESNPHEGHNHE; via the coding sequence ATGCATGTTCTTTCGCCTGGCGGCCCCGTTGATGACCCCATGGCCACATACCTGGCCGTAGACCGCTCCCAACCACGACACGAATGCTGGGTGACCGGCCACATGGTCGCCGGCCTGGACGGCACGGCGGCCATTGACGGCAAAGTCGGGGCCCTGTCCACCGAGGTCGACCAGGACCTGTTCCGGCGGATGCGACAGATCGCCGACGTCGTGCTCGTCGGGGCCGAAACGGTGCGCAAAGAAGGTTACGGGCTAGTCCGGTTATCCGATGAGGCCAAGGCCGCCCGCGAGCGCGAAGGGAAACCGCCCACTCCCCCGGTCGCAGTCGTCAGCGGCAGCCTAGACCTGAACTGGAATCTCAAACTCTTCCGGGAGGCCCCGTCACACGCCAAAACAATGGTGATTACCACCGAGGCAGCTGACCCCGCCAAGGTCACCGAGGCCAAGCAACACGCCGACGTCATCACCGCTGGCACCGAGCGTGTAACACCCGCCGCAGCCCTGCAAGCACTGGCATCTCGGGGCCACGGTGTGGTGCTATGCGAAGGCGGACCGACCTTACTGGGCGAGTTCGTCGCCGCGGACCGCCTCGATGAACTGTGCTTATCGATCTCACCGGTCATGGGTGGTGACAACCTACCGGTCGGGATTATGCCCGACGGCGCGGGAATCACCACCTTCGAGCTCAAACACATCCTGGGCGAGGCCGACACGTTGTTCTTGCGTTACGAATCCAATCCGCACGAGGGGCACAACCATGAGTAG
- a CDS encoding siderophore-interacting protein, protein MSQQVAATTRSRPRRPQMVMEVVAVEDISPTYRRITFGGEDFKNFQDSDAVDKYVKLLLPQDPNSGLTPPFDLDELRKTMPRDELPLRRTYTVHSVDPTTETLKMDFVIHGADGLAGPWAEQAKVGDLLQFSGPGGKYQPDPEADWHLLAGDEAAIPAIGAALTAMPDDAVGYALIEVATAADEWDLVAPEGIEVTWLHRGGPFTPESTVLEQAIKALPWREGRVQAFVHGERESMKALRAYLHDERGVDRAALSLSAYWAYGRGEDEFQAEKKLPIGQIYPEATPQY, encoded by the coding sequence TTGTCTCAGCAAGTCGCCGCCACCACGCGGAGTCGTCCCCGTCGTCCCCAAATGGTGATGGAGGTTGTCGCCGTGGAGGATATTTCTCCAACGTATCGACGCATCACCTTCGGCGGCGAAGACTTCAAAAACTTCCAGGATTCCGACGCGGTAGATAAATACGTCAAACTATTGCTGCCGCAAGATCCTAACTCGGGGCTGACCCCACCGTTTGATCTGGATGAACTGCGCAAAACGATGCCGCGCGATGAGCTGCCGTTGCGCCGGACCTACACCGTGCATTCGGTGGATCCCACAACCGAGACGTTGAAAATGGATTTCGTCATTCACGGGGCCGACGGACTGGCCGGACCGTGGGCGGAGCAGGCCAAGGTTGGCGATCTGCTGCAATTTTCCGGTCCCGGGGGCAAATACCAGCCCGATCCAGAAGCTGACTGGCATCTGCTGGCCGGCGACGAAGCCGCGATCCCTGCCATCGGTGCGGCCCTGACGGCAATGCCCGACGACGCAGTGGGGTACGCGCTGATCGAGGTCGCCACCGCTGCTGACGAATGGGACCTGGTCGCCCCCGAAGGCATTGAGGTCACCTGGTTGCACCGCGGCGGTCCCTTCACCCCGGAATCGACCGTCTTAGAACAGGCCATCAAAGCGCTGCCGTGGCGGGAAGGCCGCGTCCAGGCGTTTGTTCATGGTGAGCGCGAAAGCATGAAAGCACTGCGTGCCTACCTGCATGATGAACGCGGGGTGGACCGGGCTGCCCTATCCTTATCGGCGTATTGGGCTTACGGCCGGGGAGAAGACGAGTTCCAGGCCGAGAAGAAGTTGCCAATCGGACAGATCTATCCCGAGGCCACGCCGCAGTACTAA
- the gatB gene encoding Asp-tRNA(Asn)/Glu-tRNA(Gln) amidotransferase subunit GatB, translating to MTTHSPALPSFEETVAQYDPVLGFEVHVELNTASKIFSSAPNAFGDEPNTNLTEVDLGMPGALPTMNYGAIEAAIKLGLALNCSIAETCRFARKHYFYPDVPKNFQISQYDEPIAFDGWVDVELDDGELFRVEIERAHLEEDAGKLTHVGTSGRIHAASYALVDYNRAGVPLIEIVSKPIEGAGDRAPELARAYVRTIRDIVRALDISDAHMERGNLRCDANVSLQPKGATEFGTRTETKNVNSMRTVAQAVEYEMRRQAAVLTAGDQVNQETRHWQEDTRTTSPGRSKSDADDYRYFREPDLVPIEVDQAWLDRLRAELPELPDQRRRRLKAEWGTSDATFRDLVHAGALDVIEATVDAGATPEAARKWWMGELARLAHARGTSLEGLGVTPEDVVEVESLVAEDLINDKIARQLLGYVADGEGAPREIVAARALAVVSDDEVLGQAVDAAIAEHPDAVDKITNGKLQAIGALIGPVMRATGGQADTGRVRELIMHKLGVAE from the coding sequence GTGACCACCCACTCCCCTGCCCTCCCCAGTTTTGAAGAAACCGTCGCACAGTACGATCCGGTCTTGGGATTTGAGGTCCACGTCGAACTCAATACCGCCAGCAAGATTTTCTCGTCGGCACCCAATGCGTTCGGGGATGAGCCCAACACCAATCTCACCGAAGTCGACCTGGGCATGCCCGGTGCGCTACCGACCATGAACTACGGGGCGATCGAAGCCGCGATCAAGCTCGGTCTGGCATTGAACTGTTCAATTGCCGAGACCTGTCGGTTTGCGCGCAAACACTATTTCTATCCGGATGTTCCCAAGAACTTTCAGATCTCCCAGTACGACGAGCCCATCGCCTTTGACGGGTGGGTTGATGTTGAGCTCGACGACGGCGAACTGTTCCGCGTGGAAATCGAACGCGCCCACCTGGAAGAAGATGCCGGCAAACTCACCCACGTGGGCACATCCGGTCGGATCCACGCGGCATCGTATGCGCTGGTGGACTATAACCGCGCCGGGGTGCCCCTGATCGAGATTGTGTCCAAACCCATCGAAGGTGCCGGCGACCGAGCCCCCGAACTTGCCCGCGCCTACGTGCGCACGATTCGTGACATTGTGCGTGCCCTGGATATCTCGGATGCGCATATGGAGCGCGGCAACCTGCGCTGCGACGCTAACGTATCCTTGCAGCCCAAGGGCGCGACCGAATTCGGCACTCGCACCGAGACCAAAAATGTGAACTCGATGCGCACCGTGGCCCAGGCCGTCGAATACGAGATGCGTCGCCAGGCCGCGGTCTTGACCGCCGGGGACCAGGTGAACCAAGAGACTCGGCACTGGCAAGAAGACACCCGCACCACGTCCCCGGGGCGCAGCAAATCCGATGCCGATGACTACCGGTACTTCCGCGAACCCGACCTCGTCCCGATCGAAGTCGACCAAGCCTGGCTCGACCGGCTGCGCGCTGAACTACCCGAGCTGCCAGATCAGCGTCGTCGACGGCTCAAAGCCGAATGGGGCACCTCAGATGCGACCTTCCGCGATCTCGTCCACGCCGGGGCCCTCGACGTCATCGAAGCCACCGTGGATGCCGGAGCAACCCCCGAGGCCGCCCGGAAATGGTGGATGGGTGAACTCGCCCGGCTGGCACATGCGCGCGGCACCTCGCTGGAGGGGCTTGGGGTCACACCCGAAGATGTGGTCGAGGTGGAGTCCTTGGTCGCCGAAGATCTCATCAACGATAAGATCGCCCGGCAACTGTTGGGGTATGTGGCAGACGGCGAAGGCGCCCCGCGAGAAATCGTCGCGGCACGGGCACTCGCGGTGGTCTCCGACGACGAGGTCCTCGGCCAGGCTGTAGATGCGGCCATCGCCGAACATCCGGACGCCGTCGACAAGATCACCAACGGCAAGCTCCAAGCCATCGGCGCGCTCATCGGACCGGTCATGCGGGCCACGGGCGGTCAAGCCGATACGGGGCGTGTACGTGAACTGATCATGCACAAACTCGGGGTCGCGGAGTAA
- the gatA gene encoding Asp-tRNA(Asn)/Glu-tRNA(Gln) amidotransferase subunit GatA has translation MNHHEMIRLTALQMAEELRKKTFSSVELTRAHFERIYEIDGTAEAGIHAYLHLNEDEAYAVAAEVDAIRAAGGAEAEQLHPYAGVPIAIKDNIVTIGQPTTAASKMLEGWMSPYDATVIRTIRAAKLPILGKNNMDEFAMGSTTEYSAFGVTRNPWDLNRAPGGSGGGSAAAVAAFMAPWALGSDTGGSIREPAAFTGTVGTKPTYGSVSRYGLIAMASSFDQIGPHARTTADAAALHQLIAGHDPKDATSLRTSWDGLLDAAQNQDLRGMRIGVLDELQGPGFTDEIDRQFETVLDMLRDAGAIVSIVECPNIKYALPAYYLVVPSEASSNLARFDGLRYGNRVVPHEGATAAEVMAASREAGFGDEVKRRIILGTYALSAGYVDAYYSSAQRVRTLVQQDLNKAFEKVDVMIGPTTPTVAVPMGEQVSDPVSMYLDDVVTTPANLAGIPAISIPGGTADHGMPVGMHIQGPAKADEVVYRVAAGLERLIEEATGVPFYDRAPELTAAVTMEGERL, from the coding sequence ATGAACCACCACGAAATGATTCGGCTCACGGCCTTACAAATGGCCGAAGAGCTGCGGAAGAAAACCTTTTCCTCAGTAGAACTGACCCGGGCGCACTTTGAACGTATTTATGAGATCGATGGGACCGCAGAGGCCGGGATCCACGCGTATTTACACCTCAATGAAGACGAAGCCTACGCGGTGGCCGCTGAAGTCGATGCGATTCGCGCAGCAGGCGGCGCCGAAGCCGAGCAGCTCCACCCCTATGCCGGGGTCCCGATTGCTATCAAAGACAATATTGTGACGATCGGGCAGCCCACGACCGCGGCGTCGAAAATGCTCGAAGGCTGGATGAGCCCGTATGACGCCACAGTCATCCGCACGATCCGCGCAGCGAAACTGCCCATCTTGGGCAAAAACAACATGGATGAGTTCGCGATGGGCTCGACCACCGAATACTCGGCCTTCGGTGTGACTCGGAATCCCTGGGATCTTAACCGCGCCCCGGGCGGTTCGGGTGGCGGATCGGCCGCCGCGGTCGCAGCGTTTATGGCCCCGTGGGCCCTGGGCAGCGATACCGGCGGATCGATTCGGGAACCCGCCGCGTTCACCGGCACGGTCGGCACCAAACCCACCTATGGGTCGGTGTCACGCTACGGGTTGATTGCCATGGCCTCGTCCTTTGACCAGATTGGTCCGCATGCCCGCACCACCGCCGACGCCGCAGCGCTACACCAACTTATTGCCGGGCACGACCCCAAGGATGCCACCTCGTTACGCACCTCCTGGGACGGTCTGCTGGATGCCGCTCAAAACCAAGACTTGCGGGGCATGCGCATCGGGGTGCTCGATGAGCTCCAGGGCCCCGGGTTTACCGACGAAATCGACCGTCAGTTCGAAACCGTCCTGGACATGCTGCGCGATGCGGGTGCGATCGTGAGCATCGTGGAGTGCCCGAACATCAAATATGCCCTGCCCGCCTATTACCTGGTGGTCCCCTCGGAAGCCTCATCAAATCTGGCTCGCTTCGACGGGCTGCGCTACGGCAACCGGGTCGTCCCGCACGAAGGTGCCACCGCGGCCGAGGTCATGGCCGCCAGCCGCGAAGCAGGATTCGGCGATGAAGTGAAGCGTCGCATCATTCTGGGCACCTACGCGCTGTCAGCCGGGTATGTGGATGCCTACTACAGTTCGGCCCAGCGCGTGCGCACGCTGGTACAACAGGACCTGAATAAGGCGTTTGAAAAGGTCGATGTGATGATCGGGCCGACCACGCCAACGGTTGCGGTCCCAATGGGTGAGCAAGTCTCCGACCCGGTGTCGATGTATCTAGATGATGTGGTCACGACCCCGGCGAACCTGGCGGGCATCCCGGCGATTTCTATCCCGGGTGGTACCGCTGACCACGGCATGCCCGTGGGCATGCATATTCAAGGCCCAGCCAAGGCCGATGAGGTGGTCTACCGGGTGGCCGCAGGATTGGAACGGCTCATCGAAGAAGCCACCGGCGTGCCGTTTTATGACCGAGCCCCGGAACTCACCGCCGCCGTGACCATGGAAGGAGAACGCCTGTGA